In Bradyrhizobium sp. CCBAU 051011, the following are encoded in one genomic region:
- a CDS encoding GNAT family N-acetyltransferase yields MSDHNASENIGPNARRAVVGKLDERDLPEAARIFRLAFGTFLGAPDPETFWADRDYIYGRQRAAHVASFGATLDGKLVGSNFVTNWGSVGFFGPLTVHPDLQERGIARVLLAKTMEQFSAWNTRHVGLFTFSDSAKHIALYQKYGFYARFLTAIMSAKAVRQAAAGWLRFSELSEAQREQALQSCRDVAETVYPGLDLSGEIGATHAQGLGDTVLVEGARDIAAFAVCHYGPRSEAGADTCFVKFGAARDGGSAEHDYLRLLDACEALAVAAGMSNLLAGANMARHEAYRHLVARGFRSEIQGVTMHRQNDPGYCRPGAYIIDDWR; encoded by the coding sequence ATGTCAGATCATAATGCCAGCGAGAACATTGGTCCGAACGCAAGGCGCGCGGTGGTGGGCAAACTCGATGAAAGAGACTTGCCGGAAGCTGCGCGGATTTTCCGTCTTGCCTTTGGGACCTTCCTTGGGGCTCCGGACCCGGAGACGTTCTGGGCCGATCGGGACTACATCTATGGCCGCCAGCGCGCGGCTCACGTGGCCTCATTCGGCGCGACGCTAGATGGAAAATTAGTCGGCTCCAACTTTGTCACCAATTGGGGAAGCGTCGGCTTCTTCGGTCCCTTGACTGTGCATCCTGATCTCCAGGAGCGAGGTATCGCCCGAGTACTGCTTGCGAAAACCATGGAGCAATTCAGTGCCTGGAATACGCGGCATGTCGGGTTATTCACATTCTCAGATAGCGCGAAGCATATCGCCCTATATCAAAAATACGGCTTTTACGCGCGTTTCCTCACAGCAATCATGTCGGCAAAAGCGGTGCGGCAAGCGGCAGCCGGATGGTTGCGCTTCAGCGAGTTAAGCGAAGCGCAGCGAGAGCAGGCTCTCCAATCGTGCCGGGACGTAGCTGAAACGGTTTACCCGGGTCTCGACCTATCCGGCGAGATAGGCGCGACGCATGCGCAGGGTTTGGGTGATACAGTTTTGGTTGAAGGTGCCCGTGACATCGCGGCGTTCGCAGTGTGTCACTACGGGCCGCGCAGCGAAGCCGGCGCAGACACCTGCTTCGTTAAATTCGGTGCAGCTCGCGACGGAGGATCGGCCGAACACGACTATCTTCGGCTGCTCGACGCGTGCGAGGCTTTAGCGGTCGCTGCCGGCATGTCGAACTTGCTGGCTGGCGCGAACATGGCGCGCCACGAAGCCTATCGGCATCTCGTCGCCCGCGGATTTCGCAGCGAAATTCAGGGCGTGACCATGCACAGACAGAACGATCCCGGCTATTGCCGCCCCGGCGCCTACATCATCGACGATTGGCGATAA
- a CDS encoding serine hydrolase encodes MRRTLASASLVAAIVVGVTFPYAANAQQTQLAQAGEDVAQGMSRERLDRIAGVMKREVANGTFSGTVTLIARRGELVHFEANGFQDAAKTKPMAKDSIFRMASMTKPIVTVAAMMLVEQGVFKINDPIARYLPELKDLKVEVSRTNGDGTTTIEDLPANRAVTIQDLMRHTSGFFYGGAMKSKRLKDAYEQANVEAGEQDITGDEMLKRLGQIPLAYQPGTNFLYSISVDVLGLLLERATKKPLDVVLQEMVIGPLGMKDTAFWVPGEKASRLAEVLDSDPLKKFSLRFCRTESEIKMSYLKGGAGMCGTAEDYFKFLQMILNGGEYEGRRYLSKKTVEFMLQNHLVGMGGSTEASTGPGYGFGLGFAVRLQDGFGWSPGSKGDAMWGGIFGTSFTIDPKEKLLAIQLTQGATARVQSRHLFKNLVYGAMVE; translated from the coding sequence ATGCGAAGGACACTTGCTTCAGCATCGCTGGTTGCCGCGATAGTGGTCGGCGTTACCTTTCCATACGCCGCAAACGCACAGCAGACTCAGCTCGCGCAGGCTGGTGAAGACGTTGCGCAGGGCATGTCGCGCGAGCGACTAGATCGTATCGCGGGCGTTATGAAGCGAGAGGTGGCCAACGGCACGTTCTCGGGCACCGTCACGCTGATCGCCAGGCGCGGAGAGCTGGTCCATTTCGAGGCAAACGGCTTTCAAGACGCCGCTAAGACTAAGCCGATGGCGAAGGACAGCATATTCCGCATGGCATCAATGACTAAGCCGATCGTGACGGTTGCGGCGATGATGCTGGTCGAGCAAGGTGTCTTCAAGATCAACGATCCGATCGCGCGGTACCTGCCCGAGTTGAAGGATTTAAAAGTCGAGGTGAGCAGAACGAACGGTGACGGCACCACAACGATCGAAGATCTGCCAGCGAACCGGGCGGTCACGATCCAGGATCTCATGCGCCATACATCGGGCTTCTTCTATGGTGGCGCCATGAAGTCCAAACGGCTGAAGGACGCCTACGAGCAGGCCAATGTCGAGGCTGGCGAGCAAGATATCACCGGCGACGAGATGTTGAAGCGGCTAGGACAAATCCCGCTAGCTTATCAACCTGGCACGAATTTTCTCTATTCGATCTCGGTGGATGTTCTGGGCCTCCTTCTTGAACGCGCAACAAAGAAGCCGTTGGACGTTGTGCTGCAAGAAATGGTCATCGGCCCGCTCGGCATGAAGGACACGGCATTCTGGGTACCGGGGGAGAAAGCCTCGCGGTTGGCGGAGGTGCTTGATAGCGATCCCTTGAAGAAATTCTCACTACGCTTCTGCAGGACCGAAAGCGAGATCAAGATGTCCTACTTGAAGGGTGGCGCCGGCATGTGTGGTACTGCTGAAGATTACTTCAAGTTTTTGCAAATGATCCTGAACGGTGGCGAGTACGAGGGCAGGCGGTATCTCTCGAAGAAGACTGTAGAGTTCATGCTGCAAAACCATTTAGTTGGCATGGGTGGTTCCACGGAAGCTTCAACGGGTCCTGGCTACGGGTTTGGACTTGGTTTCGCCGTCCGTCTGCAGGACGGTTTTGGTTGGAGCCCGGGCTCAAAGGGCGATGCAATGTGGGGCGGCATATTCGGAACCAGCTTCACCATAGACCCCAAAGAAAAACTGCTCGCCATCCAACTGACACAAGGTGCCACCGCCCGCGTGCAAAGCCGGCATTTGTTCAAGAACCTCGTCTACGGCGCTATGGTCGAGTGA
- a CDS encoding L-2-amino-thiazoline-4-carboxylic acid hydrolase, producing the protein MGEIHPFYQAHRGAMEAAMRQRLDLAETMLRERAHLADLDKVRQDVMDEFEIVLSQMPYVGGAASRMSDFFIRLMGFMAIGRVLRRHGVALPIIGEFERESYKAQLLTVPEAERLASGRQFLSRENQSLLREQAAKSLANEYPEDFVYDFVEPGPGDSFEFGIDYKACGFCKFAARHGDKEILPHICGLDFEAYATRGIRLERTQTLAGGASHCNFRFSHLETK; encoded by the coding sequence ATGGGCGAAATTCATCCATTCTATCAGGCGCATCGCGGCGCAATGGAAGCCGCCATGCGCCAGCGCCTCGATCTTGCCGAGACGATGTTGCGCGAACGCGCGCATCTCGCGGATTTGGACAAGGTCAGACAAGATGTGATGGATGAGTTCGAAATCGTGCTCAGCCAAATGCCTTATGTCGGAGGTGCGGCTAGCCGCATGAGCGACTTCTTCATCCGCTTGATGGGCTTTATGGCTATCGGGCGCGTGCTCCGGCGGCATGGCGTTGCTCTCCCGATAATTGGCGAATTCGAGCGAGAAAGTTACAAGGCTCAATTGCTGACCGTGCCGGAGGCCGAACGGCTCGCTTCGGGACGTCAATTCTTGTCTCGGGAGAACCAGTCCTTGCTACGCGAACAGGCAGCAAAAAGCCTGGCGAACGAATATCCAGAGGATTTTGTCTACGATTTCGTCGAGCCAGGACCCGGCGACAGCTTTGAATTCGGTATCGATTACAAGGCTTGTGGCTTCTGCAAATTCGCCGCTCGTCACGGAGATAAAGAAATCCTCCCACACATTTGCGGACTTGATTTCGAGGCCTACGCAACGCGCGGCATTCGTTTGGAACGAACCCAAACGCTGGCCGGCGGCGCCAGCCACTGCAATTTTCGCTTCTCCCACCTCGAAACAAAGTAG
- a CDS encoding RidA family protein produces the protein MADIIRHNPAAVHAPSSGYSMGLEVGQHRRLLFVSGQVPENSDGSVPEGFEAQCEQAWRNVIAVLAAAGLGVEHLVKINTFLTDKSQVLANRAIRRKMLQGNEPASTVMIAETVDGKWLLEIEAIAAE, from the coding sequence ATGGCAGACATCATCAGGCATAATCCCGCGGCGGTCCACGCGCCTTCCAGCGGCTACAGCATGGGGCTCGAAGTTGGCCAGCATCGCCGACTGCTGTTCGTCAGCGGACAGGTGCCGGAAAATTCCGACGGCAGCGTGCCCGAAGGTTTCGAGGCGCAGTGCGAGCAAGCCTGGCGCAACGTCATCGCGGTGCTCGCCGCCGCCGGCCTCGGCGTCGAGCACCTGGTCAAGATCAATACGTTTCTAACCGACAAAAGTCAGGTCTTGGCCAACCGCGCCATTCGCCGCAAGATGCTGCAAGGAAACGAACCGGCTTCCACGGTGATGATCGCCGAAACAGTCGACGGCAAATGGTTGCTGGAGATCGAGGCGATCGCCGCGGAATGA
- a CDS encoding VOC family protein encodes MPRRIDHLVICVRDLAQAALDWQKLGFTLTPTGVHPFGTSNRLAMFGNNFLELLAVTDAAAVPPAAPDKFSFAAHNQDFLATTEGMSMLALHSTDAHADAARFKADHVSTYAPFDFGRDAVLPGGGTARVAFSLAFATNPAMPGIAFFTCQQRHPPELFWKPDYQRHPNGALRVIEVVMSAQEPAAHRDFLERVTESEAQSVPGRLTVGDSCDRITVLDPAEIARRLPGLAGDTSPRFCAARLAVTDLDATKRALKNNGVDFEMTGAALLIPPAASHGLALEFVEQETI; translated from the coding sequence ATGCCCCGCCGTATCGATCATCTCGTCATTTGTGTCCGCGATCTGGCGCAGGCCGCGCTGGATTGGCAAAAGCTCGGCTTCACCCTCACGCCGACCGGCGTGCATCCGTTCGGAACCAGCAACCGCCTGGCGATGTTCGGGAACAATTTTCTGGAGTTGCTGGCCGTCACGGACGCCGCCGCGGTGCCGCCGGCCGCGCCTGATAAGTTCAGCTTCGCCGCCCACAACCAGGATTTTCTGGCCACCACCGAGGGAATGTCGATGCTGGCCTTGCACAGCACCGACGCCCATGCCGATGCGGCGCGCTTCAAGGCCGATCACGTCAGTACCTATGCGCCGTTTGATTTTGGCCGCGATGCGGTGCTGCCGGGCGGCGGCACGGCGCGCGTCGCATTTTCACTGGCGTTCGCCACCAATCCCGCCATGCCCGGGATCGCCTTCTTCACCTGCCAGCAGCGTCACCCGCCGGAACTGTTCTGGAAACCCGACTATCAGCGCCACCCCAACGGCGCCTTGCGCGTGATCGAGGTCGTGATGTCGGCGCAGGAGCCGGCGGCGCACCGCGATTTCCTCGAGCGCGTCACGGAAAGCGAAGCCCAGTCTGTGCCCGGGCGGCTGACGGTCGGCGATAGCTGTGATCGGATCACCGTGCTCGATCCGGCCGAGATCGCACGCCGGCTGCCGGGTCTCGCCGGCGATACGTCGCCGCGCTTTTGCGCCGCGCGTCTGGCGGTCACCGATCTCGATGCGACCAAGCGCGCACTGAAAAACAACGGCGTCGACTTCGAGATGACCGGCGCCGCGCTGCTGATCCCGCCCGCGGCGTCGCATGGTCTGGCGCTCGAATTCGTCGAACAGGAGACAATCTGA
- a CDS encoding LysR family transcriptional regulator — translation MTYILPPLNALRAFEAAARHLSFKLAAHELHVTPAAVGQQVKSLEARLGVRLFERLHKQLVLTEAGQAYLPRISDGFRRIADATVRLKPTGAALLQLGVHGNFDLRRLALAEFRAAHEEIGLRVLQPAGLAELIEGKVDVLIARGVGHHPGYRCDRVTEGSGLGDWLIAPAGTADCPEIASFRDWLRGLPAENSLGQQRRRVVGMIRS, via the coding sequence ATGACCTACATCCTTCCACCGCTCAATGCGCTACGCGCGTTCGAAGCCGCGGCGCGGCATCTCAGCTTCAAGCTCGCCGCGCACGAGCTGCATGTGACGCCTGCTGCCGTGGGGCAGCAGGTGAAATCGCTGGAGGCGCGCCTGGGCGTCCGCCTGTTCGAACGGCTGCATAAGCAGCTTGTCCTGACCGAGGCCGGCCAGGCCTATCTGCCAAGAATTTCCGACGGCTTTCGCCGTATTGCGGACGCAACGGTGCGACTGAAGCCGACGGGCGCGGCGCTGTTGCAACTGGGCGTGCACGGCAATTTCGATCTGCGCCGTCTGGCGCTGGCGGAGTTTCGCGCAGCCCACGAGGAAATCGGCTTGCGGGTGCTGCAGCCCGCCGGCTTGGCCGAGCTGATCGAGGGCAAGGTCGATGTGCTGATCGCGCGTGGGGTCGGCCACCATCCGGGCTACCGCTGCGATCGCGTGACGGAGGGATCCGGGCTCGGCGACTGGCTGATTGCGCCCGCCGGCACCGCGGATTGTCCGGAAATCGCAAGTTTCCGAGATTGGCTGCGCGGTCTGCCCGCCGAGAATTCGCTCGGGCAGCAGCGTCGTCGTGTGGTCGGCATGATCAGAAGTTGA
- a CDS encoding aldo/keto reductase, producing MKQKKFGAGSADVSVIGQGTWYLDRGDRKAAIAALRRGIETGMTHIDTAEMYGDAELVIADAIAGLPREKLFLVSKVLPSNASRRGTVTACERSLKRLKTDYLDCYLLHWRGSYPFEETVAAFDELVRSGKIRSWGVSNFDEDDLDELLDVAGQGKIACNQVLYHLLERAIEHAVIPWCEKHGVAVVAYSPFGHDEFPSPRSKGGEVLQAIADAHQASPRQVALAFLTRAQSVLAIPKASSAEHAAENARAGDLKLSEQEIVALDKAFPRGPKPRGLPML from the coding sequence GTGAAGCAGAAAAAATTCGGCGCAGGCAGTGCGGACGTATCCGTGATCGGGCAGGGCACCTGGTATCTCGACCGCGGTGACCGCAAGGCGGCGATCGCAGCGCTCCGCCGCGGTATCGAAACCGGCATGACCCATATCGACACCGCGGAGATGTATGGCGATGCCGAGCTCGTGATCGCGGACGCGATCGCTGGGCTGCCGCGTGAAAAACTCTTTCTCGTCTCAAAAGTGTTGCCGAGCAACGCCTCGCGTCGCGGCACCGTCACGGCCTGCGAGCGTTCGCTGAAGCGGTTGAAGACCGATTATCTCGATTGTTATCTCCTGCACTGGCGCGGCTCCTATCCGTTCGAGGAGACGGTGGCGGCGTTCGACGAACTGGTGAGAAGCGGAAAAATCCGCTCCTGGGGCGTCAGCAATTTCGATGAGGACGATCTCGACGAACTGCTCGATGTCGCCGGACAGGGCAAGATCGCCTGCAATCAGGTGCTCTATCATCTGCTGGAGCGCGCGATCGAGCATGCGGTGATCCCGTGGTGCGAGAAGCATGGCGTTGCCGTCGTCGCCTACTCGCCGTTCGGTCATGATGAGTTTCCATCGCCGCGCAGCAAGGGCGGCGAGGTGCTGCAGGCGATCGCGGATGCGCACCAGGCGAGCCCGCGCCAGGTCGCGCTGGCGTTTCTCACGCGTGCGCAATCGGTGCTCGCGATTCCCAAGGCGTCGAGCGCGGAACACGCGGCAGAGAATGCGAGGGCAGGGGATCTGAAACTCAGCGAGCAGGAGATCGTCGCACTCGACAAGGCCTTCCCACGCGGCCCCAAGCCACGCGGCCTGCCGATGCTGTAG
- a CDS encoding DMT family transporter, giving the protein MPLPEKKSTIRKAPARADRPFKGIALVLASTVFLGASDVTAKYLSATLPSIEIAWIRFLVFAMIMTPAMMPGSPLFAMQTGRPGLHLLRGLTILGSSLFFISGLRYLPIAEASATGFVAPLFVTALSIIFLSEKVGLRRWIATGVGLVGVIIILRPGTGAFHPAAFFPLVSALAWACTLIITRMMSGTERAITVMAYSSIVGLCILSALVPFVWVTPTWHDIAFGVFIGIASTAGQWIVVLAFRYADASVLAPFSYTQLLWVSVLGFLIFGEVPDAYTITGAAFIVASGLYTAHRERVRRSQLLAVSGEPSPNA; this is encoded by the coding sequence CTGCCTTTGCCCGAAAAGAAGTCGACGATCCGCAAGGCGCCCGCGCGCGCCGACCGACCGTTCAAGGGCATCGCGCTGGTACTGGCCTCGACGGTATTTCTTGGCGCCTCCGACGTGACGGCGAAATATCTCTCGGCGACACTGCCCTCGATCGAGATCGCCTGGATCCGCTTCCTGGTGTTCGCGATGATCATGACGCCGGCGATGATGCCGGGTTCCCCGCTGTTTGCGATGCAGACCGGCCGGCCCGGTCTGCATCTCTTGCGCGGCCTGACGATCCTGGGCTCGTCGCTGTTCTTCATCTCCGGCCTGCGGTACCTCCCGATTGCGGAGGCTTCCGCGACCGGCTTCGTCGCGCCGCTGTTCGTCACCGCGCTGTCGATCATCTTCCTCAGCGAGAAGGTCGGCCTGCGCCGCTGGATCGCGACCGGCGTTGGCCTCGTCGGCGTCATCATCATCCTGCGTCCGGGCACCGGCGCGTTTCACCCGGCGGCGTTCTTTCCGCTGGTCTCGGCGCTGGCCTGGGCCTGCACGCTGATCATCACGCGGATGATGAGCGGCACCGAGCGCGCCATCACCGTGATGGCCTATTCGTCGATCGTCGGCCTCTGCATTCTCTCCGCGCTGGTGCCGTTCGTCTGGGTCACGCCGACCTGGCATGACATCGCCTTCGGCGTTTTCATCGGCATCGCCTCGACCGCGGGGCAGTGGATCGTGGTGCTGGCGTTTCGCTATGCCGACGCCTCCGTGCTGGCGCCGTTTTCCTACACGCAATTGCTGTGGGTCAGCGTGCTCGGCTTCCTCATCTTCGGCGAAGTCCCTGATGCCTACACCATCACCGGCGCCGCGTTCATCGTCGCTTCGGGCCTTTATACTGCACATCGCGAACGCGTCCGCCGCTCGCAGCTTCTGGCTGTCTCGGGCGAGCCGTCCCCCAACGCCTGA
- a CDS encoding autotransporter domain-containing protein produces MSAFLVGLCLSTTPANAACAPDPASSGDTVTCSGNTPGGFQAGGGVDNLAVNVLTGATVSDGGGGVILGVNDFNTVTNSGTLTAGPSTTGIFAGVNNTIVNAASGVIALGDDGVGIFAAGNSNITNAGQITIGDAAGPGAAVFAVNDDNTISNLVGATITVGLNAAGISVQGHRAIVNNAGTMNVGSFGTGIDVSGDDAMITSNGVINISNNTAAISAQGDRAVITHFGTINGGIDNAGVAYNGSSGTINNIGHIVLGDDSFGIVVLGDSNTITNSGTITVGSGFAVGIDVSSFVGTNSVINTGTINVGAGGFGVGIMLSGSGTVFNSGTINAAAGFAAIELCGCSGVLTLGPGSVINGLVLGSGGALQLGGTGTDTFNLSLIGAGQQYDGFSTFNKVGSSNWTVTGTGAQDWNVLGGTLAVNGVINGVVTVNAGGTLGGTGTIDNVFVNGGTLAPGNSIGAINVAGSLTFSAASSYMVEISGASSDLTMVTGVATLGGATVVVVPSGTVAKQYTILTATGGVSGTFHPVVSSASNLNASLSYDLNNVYLNFALSYGGGLNVNQQNVANSLTNFFNTTGGLPASFASLSPAGLTQVSGELATGSQQATFDAMNLFLSLISDPFVAGRSGGIGGNAGAVPFAEESALGYAAKKRGAARDALAKFPTKADGARNDLFDQRWSVWGSAYGGGSNTSGNAALGSNDATARVFGFAVGVDYRLSPDTLAGFALAGGGTNFSVSGFGSGRSDLFQAGAFVRHNIGNAYITAATAYGWQDVTTERTVTVAGFERLRAQFNANAFSGRIEGGYRYTTPWMGITPYAAGQFTTYSLPAYAEQVLAGAGTFALNYAAKDVTASRTELGVRTDKSWAMPSGILTLRGRAAWAHDFNTDRNVTALFQALPGAAFVVNGAAQAHDSALVTGAAEMKWLNGWSAAAIFEGQFSNVTNSYAGKGVVRYSW; encoded by the coding sequence ATGTCGGCGTTTCTCGTTGGCCTGTGCCTGTCGACGACACCCGCGAACGCAGCCTGTGCGCCCGATCCGGCGTCGAGCGGCGATACCGTCACCTGCAGCGGCAACACCCCGGGCGGCTTTCAGGCCGGCGGCGGCGTCGACAATCTCGCCGTCAACGTGCTGACGGGAGCGACCGTCAGCGACGGCGGCGGTGGCGTGATCCTCGGCGTCAACGACTTCAACACGGTGACCAACAGCGGCACGCTCACCGCCGGGCCATCGACCACCGGCATCTTCGCCGGCGTGAACAACACGATCGTCAACGCCGCCTCCGGCGTTATTGCCCTCGGCGACGACGGCGTCGGAATCTTCGCCGCCGGCAACAGCAACATAACGAATGCCGGTCAAATCACAATCGGCGACGCGGCCGGGCCGGGGGCTGCCGTCTTTGCTGTCAATGACGATAACACGATCAGCAACCTCGTCGGCGCAACCATCACCGTCGGTCTGAATGCCGCCGGCATCTCGGTGCAGGGCCATCGCGCCATCGTCAACAATGCCGGCACGATGAACGTCGGTTCCTTCGGCACCGGAATCGACGTGTCCGGCGACGACGCGATGATTACCAGCAACGGCGTCATCAATATCAGCAACAACACGGCTGCAATTTCCGCGCAGGGCGACCGAGCCGTGATCACTCATTTCGGCACCATCAATGGCGGCATCGACAACGCCGGCGTCGCCTATAACGGCTCGTCCGGCACCATCAACAATATCGGCCATATCGTTCTCGGGGACGATTCCTTCGGCATCGTCGTGCTCGGCGATTCCAACACCATCACCAACAGTGGCACCATCACCGTCGGAAGCGGATTTGCCGTCGGCATCGACGTCAGCAGTTTCGTCGGCACTAACTCCGTCATCAACACCGGAACGATCAACGTCGGCGCGGGCGGGTTCGGCGTCGGTATCATGCTGAGCGGCAGCGGTACGGTCTTCAACTCGGGCACCATCAATGCCGCTGCAGGATTTGCGGCGATCGAACTCTGCGGCTGCAGCGGCGTGCTGACGCTCGGGCCGGGCAGCGTCATCAACGGCCTCGTGCTCGGCAGTGGCGGCGCGTTGCAACTCGGCGGCACCGGCACGGACACATTCAACCTCAGCCTGATCGGCGCCGGCCAGCAATATGACGGCTTTTCGACCTTCAACAAGGTCGGCAGCTCGAACTGGACCGTCACCGGCACCGGCGCGCAGGACTGGAACGTGCTTGGCGGCACGCTCGCGGTCAACGGCGTCATCAATGGCGTGGTCACCGTCAACGCCGGCGGCACGCTCGGCGGCACCGGCACCATCGACAACGTCTTCGTCAACGGCGGCACGCTGGCGCCGGGCAATTCCATCGGCGCAATCAACGTGGCGGGCAGCCTGACCTTCTCGGCAGCGTCGAGCTACATGGTCGAGATCTCGGGCGCGAGCAGCGACCTGACCATGGTCACCGGCGTAGCTACGCTTGGCGGCGCGACTGTCGTTGTCGTTCCGAGCGGCACGGTGGCGAAGCAGTACACGATCCTGACCGCGACCGGCGGCGTATCTGGTACGTTCCACCCGGTTGTGTCGAGCGCATCGAACCTCAACGCAAGCCTCAGCTATGACCTCAACAACGTCTACCTGAATTTCGCGCTGAGCTATGGCGGCGGCCTCAACGTCAACCAGCAGAACGTCGCGAACAGCCTCACCAATTTCTTCAACACGACCGGCGGCCTTCCGGCTTCCTTCGCTTCGCTGTCGCCGGCCGGCCTGACGCAGGTCTCGGGCGAACTGGCGACCGGATCGCAGCAGGCGACCTTCGATGCCATGAACCTGTTCCTGTCGCTGATCTCGGATCCGTTCGTGGCGGGCCGTAGCGGCGGGATCGGCGGCAATGCCGGCGCTGTCCCGTTCGCCGAGGAGAGCGCGCTTGGCTATGCCGCGAAGAAGCGCGGCGCCGCGCGCGACGCCTTGGCCAAATTCCCGACCAAGGCCGATGGCGCGCGCAACGATCTGTTCGACCAGCGCTGGAGCGTCTGGGGCTCCGCTTACGGTGGCGGCAGCAACACGTCGGGCAATGCGGCGCTCGGATCGAACGATGCCACCGCGCGCGTGTTTGGCTTTGCGGTTGGCGTCGACTACCGCCTCTCGCCCGATACGCTGGCAGGTTTTGCGCTTGCTGGCGGCGGCACCAATTTCAGCGTCTCAGGTTTCGGCTCCGGCCGCTCCGATCTGTTCCAGGCCGGCGCCTTCGTGCGCCACAACATCGGCAACGCCTACATCACCGCCGCAACCGCCTATGGCTGGCAGGACGTGACCACGGAGCGCACCGTGACGGTTGCCGGCTTCGAGCGGCTGCGCGCGCAGTTCAACGCCAATGCTTTCTCCGGCCGCATCGAGGGCGGCTATCGTTACACCACACCGTGGATGGGCATCACGCCTTATGCAGCCGGCCAGTTCACCACCTACAGCCTGCCGGCCTATGCCGAGCAGGTACTGGCGGGCGCAGGCACCTTCGCGCTGAATTATGCGGCCAAGGACGTCACGGCGTCGCGCACCGAGCTTGGTGTTCGCACCGACAAATCCTGGGCGATGCCGTCAGGCATCCTGACGCTGCGCGGCCGCGCCGCCTGGGCGCATGATTTCAACACCGACCGTAACGTCACGGCCTTGTTCCAGGCGCTGCCGGGCGCGGCCTTCGTCGTCAACGGCGCGGCGCAGGCGCATGACTCCGCGCTCGTGACCGGTGCGGCCGAGATGAAATGGCTGAACGGTTGGTCTGCGGCCGCGATCTTCGAAGGCCAGTTTTCCAACGTCACCAATTCCTACGCCGGCAAGGGTGTGGTGCGCTATTCGTGGTGA
- a CDS encoding zinc-binding dehydrogenase → MRAAIFRHGEIVVDQMPEPKPGAGQVLVKSLACGICGSDLHARKHAHRMVELAKHFPGRKPMDLSRDVVFGHEFCCEVLDYGPGTTGKFKLGTKVCSLPALLTPEGPQGIGYSNDNIGAYAERMLLSEALLLEVPNGLAAEHAALTEPLAVGVHAVAKANIRGGEVPLVIGCGPVGLAVIAALKIKGLHPIVAADYSPARRALAEKLGADVVVDPAHTQPYATWAEHAQMSPEEKAARPPLQALLPALKPALIFECVGVPGLIQQVFEGAPRDARIVVVGVCMETDRAEPMLGILKELNVQYVLGYTPEEFAYSLRLIAEGEVDAASMVTASVGIDGVAKAFADLANPEAHTKIIVEPWR, encoded by the coding sequence GTGCGCGCAGCCATTTTCCGCCATGGGGAAATTGTCGTCGACCAGATGCCGGAGCCAAAACCCGGCGCCGGGCAGGTGCTGGTGAAATCGCTGGCCTGCGGCATCTGCGGCTCCGACCTGCACGCGCGCAAGCACGCGCACCGAATGGTCGAACTCGCCAAGCATTTTCCCGGCCGCAAACCGATGGACCTTTCGCGCGACGTCGTGTTCGGCCATGAATTCTGCTGCGAGGTGCTGGACTATGGCCCGGGCACGACGGGCAAGTTCAAGCTCGGCACAAAGGTCTGTTCGCTGCCGGCGCTGCTGACGCCGGAAGGCCCGCAGGGCATCGGCTATTCCAACGACAATATCGGCGCCTACGCCGAGCGTATGCTGCTCAGCGAGGCCTTGCTGCTGGAGGTCCCGAACGGCCTCGCCGCCGAGCACGCCGCGCTCACCGAGCCGCTGGCGGTCGGCGTGCACGCCGTAGCAAAAGCCAACATCAGGGGAGGCGAGGTGCCGCTCGTGATCGGCTGCGGACCGGTCGGGCTTGCGGTCATTGCGGCGCTGAAGATCAAGGGGCTGCACCCGATTGTCGCCGCCGATTACTCGCCGGCCCGCCGCGCGCTCGCCGAAAAGCTCGGCGCCGACGTGGTGGTTGATCCTGCGCACACGCAGCCTTATGCGACGTGGGCCGAGCACGCCCAGATGTCGCCGGAGGAAAAGGCCGCGCGCCCGCCATTGCAGGCATTGTTGCCGGCGCTGAAACCCGCGCTGATCTTCGAATGCGTCGGCGTGCCCGGCCTGATCCAGCAGGTGTTCGAAGGCGCGCCGCGCGATGCGCGCATCGTCGTTGTCGGCGTCTGCATGGAGACCGACCGCGCCGAGCCGATGCTCGGCATCCTCAAGGAGCTCAACGTTCAATATGTGCTCGGCTACACGCCGGAGGAATTCGCCTATTCGCTGCGCCTGATCGCGGAAGGGGAGGTCGACGCCGCCTCGATGGTGACGGCCAGCGTCGGCATCGACGGCGTGGCAAAAGCATTCGCCGATCTCGCCAATCCCGAAGCGCATACCAAGATCATCGTCGAGCCGTGGCGGTGA